The DNA window AATACTTTACTTAGATTACCAATATATCCTGGTTTAAAAGATAAAGAATTAATATATATTATAGAAAAATTAGAAGAAATATTTAAACAATTGTAAATAGATAAGGGGTAGTAATAAAATGGCGGATAATATTTCAGTTGTTATACCGGTTTATAACAGTGAAAATGCGTTATTTGAATTATACCAAAAATTAAAAAAAACTCTTGAAAGTTTAGAAGTAAAATTTGAAATTATATTAATTGATGATAATAGCATTGATGACAGTTATAAAAAAATAGTTGAGTTAAATAATAAAGATAAAAGAGTTAAAGGTATTAAATTAGCTCAAAATTTTGGCCAACAGAATGCAATAATCTGTGGCTTTAATTATGTTAAATATGACTATGTTATAACCCTTGATGATGATCTTCAGCATCAACCTGAAGATTTGATTAAATTATATAATAAAATCAAAGAAGGTTATGATGTAGTTTATGCAATACCACAAAATAGAGAATATGGTTTTTTTAGAAAATTAGGCTCTAAATT is part of the Halanaerobiales bacterium genome and encodes:
- a CDS encoding glycosyltransferase family 2 protein — its product is MADNISVVIPVYNSENALFELYQKLKKTLESLEVKFEIILIDDNSIDDSYKKIVELNNKDKRVKGIKLAQNFGQQNAIICGFNYVKYDYVITLDDDLQHQPEDLIKLYNKIKEGYDVVYAIPQNREYGFFRKLGSKLTNFLFNLITSKNKDIRVSSYRIIKSDLVEKITESKSSFVYISAILLKYTNNIGNIYVSHYDRKHGKSNYNIINLIKLFMNLYIYYGNLSILKYLRKDSEQFSVEKSTF